From Pan paniscus chromosome 6, NHGRI_mPanPan1-v2.0_pri, whole genome shotgun sequence, one genomic window encodes:
- the LOC129398255 gene encoding putative postmeiotic segregation increased 2-like protein 1 produces the protein MTLQTLEHGSIFNKYINILNFLDLKLKDYGVDLIEVSGNGCGVEEEKFEGLTLKHHTSKIQEFADVPQVETFGFRGEALSSLCALSDVTISTCHVSAKVGTRLVFDHDGKIIQKTPYPHPRGTTVSVKQLFSTLPVRHKEFQRNIKKVQ, from the exons ATGACCCTCCAGACCTTAGAG CATGggtccatttttaataaatatataaatattttaaactttctagatCTAAAGCTTAAGGACTATGGAGTGGATCTCATTGAAGTTTCAGGCAATGGATGTGGGGTAGAAGAAGAAAAGTTCGAAGGCTTAA CTCTGAAACATCACACATCTAAGATTCAAGAGTTTGCCGACGTACCTCAGGTTGAAACTTTTGGCTTTCGGGGGGAAGCTCTGAGCTCACTTTGTGCACTgag CGATGTCACCATTTCTACCTGCCACGTATCGGCGAAGGTTGGGACTCGACTGGTGTTTGATCACGATGGGAAAATCATCCAGaaaaccccctacccccaccccagaggGACCACAGTCAGCGTGAAGCAGTTATTTTCTACGCTACCTGTACGCCATAAGGAATTTCAAAGGAATATTAAGAAGGTACAGTAA